The Phycodurus eques isolate BA_2022a chromosome 8, UOR_Pequ_1.1, whole genome shotgun sequence nucleotide sequence tAAAGTATTACTTCCTTATCATaggaaataaatgtatttgcatCCATCCCCTAAAAccataaatattacattaaatttTGATACGACAAATCAATATTGAATCGTTCCAATAATATAGCAGTGAACAAACCATTGCGATCAATGGGCGAAAACTGCATGCTCCTTCTTATTTCCTCCAATGAGAGGCCTCCAGATGCACGCCTCCGCTCGCTGAAAGTCAAAAATCAAAgcaaatcaaatatttatgaTGAGGGTACTACCATGCTGTagtggttagcagatctgcctcacagtcaagaatgaatttaaactaaaaatagATGACCTTTACAGTATTATGATCGTGGTTGTTATTACAGTACATTTCGGTGGCCTAGACAATATTTAGGACTCCACTTAGTGCTTGATCACAATGTTGTATAAATAAAACCCAATGGAATGTTTGATACTCATTAGAAGGGCCGGCTCCGGTTGAGTTGGCCGGCTCCTGGGTGACATGCGATTGTTTTAATGCATTTGCTGCCCTTTGTTGTCTGTTACGTATCCAAGCAACTCCACGTGCCACTGTTGCCGTATTGCTGTTTCTGTCATAGCAATTGTTAAACAAGAGCGCTTTGTCTAGCGCTTGTACAAATAAGAGCAACAAAGATATGGTATGAGGTTACGGGCCTAGATGGCGGTGAGAAGAAAACGTTTGTTACCGCTCGGAACGTAACACATTACAAATGTGATAAGGCAGTGCTTCTCCAATTTGGATCTccaaattcatttgaaatgaattatGATGtcgtagcatttttttttttcctttctgcgGTTTTCTTCTCACCTCTGGCTCCAGAAGGCGTAGGCTCGAGTGTTGAGCGCGTACTCCAGCTCGAACCTGGACCGCAGCGCGGCCACGTGACCCCGGCTGGGTCCGGCGCGGGCCAGAAGGCAGTCGGAGGACGAGGAGGGCGACAAGGAGCCGCTGCTGTTACTGGAGGCGGGCGACATCAGCTTTGgacgcacacaaacgcacagaCAGTAGAACACGCTCAGCAGGCGCAGTTATAATgatcattttagaaaaaaatacaaaaataaatacatataggAAGCCTATTGTTTGGAAACATTGTGACAAATTCTATAGTGTACCTCAACGTTGCATAAGCACTCCTCCAGGTTGGTGACCACTTCAGAAAACTCTGGACGGTCCTGCAATtggatataaatgtatttttattcgaATTCAATttcgaatattttttttctgtgaaattgtattcatttattcccaacagtctcttcctttcattgcatttttcttggctgcactgctgcCAGTACATGTACGTTGGATTTttgttgtccaatcagatttcagcctctatgtgttgtcaatctaatctgcccacgGCCTCCgcaatcagtagtgctggcccaAAGCTTTATTAACAATGGTACTCTTTCTTTAACGCATCAGGTTTTAAATGCATCCTCACAGGGCCGGAGTGCTGGCCCTCAGTCATGTCAgtatttttccgtttttttaaacatatatttCTAGATGAATAAGCACAGAGCTTGTAAACAAGATAATATGTTCTAGCATGTGAAAGAGAACCTCGCCATGCTCCATTAAGCTTGCactctggttaaaaaaaaaacaaaaaaaaacgaaaaagagaaaaattgcGGCATAAAGGGTACATCATACAGGTCATGTGTGCTATTCATTTTTGCACAGCCCAGCAATGACGTATTATCTGGAGATGTGAATGCGCCATTCATTAGCGCTGAATGCGTTTGCAGCCGACTCAGCGTCCTTCGCCCCAACGGGATTAAGGAGCAAAGCGAGCGCATCCAAGCAGTTTGTCGGTAAGATAATTTTACAGCTCGGAGAATAAAAGTGAAAGAGTCAACGAAAGAGTCAACACATTTTACTTCATCTCAATCCTttacatagattttttttttttttttttttaagtatgcaATGTTTTTCTACTACTCATTATaaggttttggggttttttttcttagtgGAATGATAAAGACGCCAGTGTACAGAAGCTCGTGAACACAACTGATCTTTTCAATGATAAAGGATCGTTATTATCGTTACCTCTGGACATGCGTTCCATCCCCTCATCAGAAGTGCAGAGATGGGTTTAGGGATGGAGTAGCCAACAGGAGGCCGGATGTGATGGTAGGCCATGTCTGCTGCTGCGGCAGCTGAGGACGGCAAGACAGAATTTTCTCACGAGGGCAACTCGCGTTAGAATCGCGGCTCATAGTTTGCACTGTATTTCCCGTATTTTGAAGCAATTGTTCTTTTATTGGTTTTTCAAGTATACAAGcaggtttataattgccatgaCATCTATGCTAAATTCCTGTAGTCCGTCTATGGCGTCTTGCCTCATAtatttagcattaagctcgcaCACAATTATACGGTTCGGTTtaacattttgatgtttaaatatcatttttaaattgttttaaatttcatAAAGTATTTTGATTTTATAGCGTATTTTGATATGGTCTCTCTGTATCGGGgatctgcaattggctggcgacataGAACAGGGGGTACCCCGTCTCTTgcttaaagtcagctgggactgGAAAGCACATTCAATATGACGTGAGGGAAAAATTACCAGGCTTCAAGTGTGCGAAGGGAATCTCTCCAGTCAGCAGCTCCCACAGACAGAGGGCGTAGCTGAACATGTCTGCCTTGACTGAGTAGCGAGTACACTGAGTGAAGACCTCGGGAGCCATCCATCGCAGGTTCTTCAAACGagcgcatgcacacaaaaacggAAGACtcattgagaaaaaacaaaaaatgctctttgaaaaacacacacaggcgcaGTTGCTATGGCGAACAATGCATTTGTGCCAAGGGCAACTCCGTTTCTTCCTACAGGCGGCTCTCAAGAGATGCGGCACACTTAGCAACCAAACTGCAGGCTAAGCATGACGAATCATCACGCCGAGACAAAATCTGCATGAAGGCGGTTTGGTGGGCTGCTGGGTAATTGATTGCAGGTGCACGCAGGCCCCCAGCTGCAGGTTTAACCGCAGTGGATTTGGTACCCGGGCCTTCAGTGGCGACTTacccgacttaatccacctctgaATACCACGACTATATCATgtcgcaaacaaacaaaccatcgatacttttttttttttttttcacctttcactCAAGCagcggtgtaaaaaaaaataaaataaaataaatacatttaaaaaattgaaaaagcGATGCAGTGAAAGTAGTTTTTCTGAGTCTGAATGCCCCGGGCAGATcacattgacatggcaacacgtGGAAGATTAAATCTGATTGGTCAACAAAACGGGCAAACTCAAAGAAGGCGTGACTTACCCCCGGCTGCTTGGTCATGTTGTCCTCATCCACAGACTGGAGGAATCTGGACTCTGCAGACATGAATCTGTGTTCAGTGTTTAGTAGTGAGGTCACTTGaaacagtgtttctcaacccTCACTCACTCACAGTCGACAGAAAAAGTTTGGACTGTTCGATACGTGATTTGCTGGCGAGCAGTCTGACAAACCAAATCTTACCCCCGAAATCGGCCACCACCGCGTGTCCGTCCTCATAGAGAAGAATATTGTGACTGCAGAAGAGCACACGTGTCATTGAACCCAACAACTGCTCATGCCGCGTGCGTGTTATTAGCGTGGCACATGCCTGTTGAGGTCTCTGTGGATGATGGGCTGGGTGAGGTTGTGCAGGTACTCCATCCCCTTGGCCACGTCCATGGCGATGATGAGCTTGGACTGCAGATCAATAAGCCTGTCCATTGACACGTCATTAAAGCGGCAGCGACTTAAAGGCCGAATCGATGCCTTGCCCCTTGCCAATCGCACACAGCCCTTAACGTCCGTCGGTCGATACCCCAGAGTGCACCGGGGCACACGGTTAGCGCAACGCTTGATCCGGATCGATGACGATTGCGACTAAAGTGGAGGGATTGCttccaaaaaaaagtattcccgGGGAATTTAGGGGCACACGTGGAAGTTACGATTAATTGGCGTTGCCTCCCTCACTCACCTCTTCTGCTCGTGCAAGAGCGCGAAGAGCGACCCCCCCGAGATGTACTGGGTGACGATGGCGAACTGGCTGGGGTCGTCCAGACAGGCGCCCACGAACTGGATGATGCAGGGGTGGTTGAGACGGCACAGGATGGACACCTCGCGGCAGAACATGTCCACGTCTGACTTGGAGCAGTACGTGTTGGCTCTGTAGCTGCAGACGACAGCAAATGATGAAGGTAGTGGagaggggggggtggggaggggggaaagGTGCACCATGCGGATATTTACCGTTTAATCGCTACTATTTTGTTGCGACATTTGCCTTTGTAAACCCTGCCGAAGGAGCCTGCGGGTGAAGCAAAAGTTGTATTCGCGAGTAATATTTGAAGATTggacacaccaaaaaaaaaaaaaaacatttttaaagttatcagtcggaaaagggtggcatgccctctccaggtcggggatgagatcctgccccaagtggaggagttcaagtatcttggggtcttgttcgcgagtgagggaagaatggaacgggagagcgacaggcggatcggttcggcgaagctctcgatttacaggtcgatcttcgttcgggaagctcggtcatccgggaggatctcagagtggagccgctgctcctccgcattgagaggagccagatgaggtggctggggcatctgattcggatgcctcccggacgcctccccggtgaggagaccccggggacgacccgggacacgccggagagaccacgtccttcggctggcccgggaacgcctcgggatccccccggaagagctggatgaagtggctggggagagggaagtctgggcgtccctgctaaagctactgcccccgcgacccgacccggataagcggtagaaaatggatggatggaagttaccAGATCCAATGATTTCGTTAAATTCCAATTCGGACAGCTGAAGATGGAAATGAGAGGGGAGGCTGGCCCTGAGTAGAAGAACTTCTGCTTTTtctggaacaacaacaacaacaacaacaaagttacAGTTCAATATTCACGAGGGATGCGCATAATTATTGTGTCAATTCATTGGTTGCATAGATTTTTTTGATGACACATTTGTGTTCACCATGCTAATTGTTTGAACCTAGTCTCCATTAtttgcgttttgtttttgtttttgtgcgctTTCTGAAAAGTCCCAAGATCCTACAAGATGGCGCAAAAGATGCACTGTCGAAAAAGGAAAGTAGTACTTTGAACCTGTGCATATGTGCAAATTTGTACCCTtaatatccagtttaaggtcaaGCTACTAGTACatactttgtcctcactagtaaggcAATTCAGTGTACTAGTATAATGACGAGGGTACACTAGTAAAACGACTGCGTCTTACtaataatgttgtttttcccctcaataCTAGTACACTTTTGGCCTACTGGTGCACAATTGAACCTTACAAGTCAACTACTGTGCTCCTAGGAGTAACACTCCTAGATCCTAAAGGTCAGcatgtgtcacacactagtGGCCTGGTGAACCCTTTTAGTAGCACCAAAATTCCCACTAGTAGATTCACAATAACATCTAGTTgccctactagtatgccaaggTTGTCCTCCTAGTGTGCAGAAACGTGGAAGCAGAGGAAGGCAGTAGTGGGAAAAACGTTATTTGTAagacacagttgttctactagtgcgccctAGTCGTCCTACTAGTGTGCTTAATTTCAGGCCTACGAGTGCACGAGCACACTGGTACATGGTCCTTTATCTAGATATCAAGgatactagtacgctctttgtcattactagtaaaacaattcagcgcactCGTACAGTAACAACAGCATGCTGGCAGAATGACTGTGACTTACTAGTAACATGTTTTCCAACACTGTATGATATTagtgcacactagtaggacaactagtTACTGGTGAAGCAAAAATGTACACTGGTTGACATCTGCATGCTACTGTACTAATAGTGACATTATTAAATTCTACTGGTGAACATCTAGCGCTTCACCAAAAGTATCAGTAGTATGAcaatgtcaactagtgcacagttttgcctcactagtaacatttCGTCATTCTACtggtatgccaaagttgtccgaccagtgtgcagaaatgttatACAGGTTGCAGAAAAGCCCTACTTGTTGTGGGTACGTAGTTGCGTGTAATTGCATACTAGTAGcatatggaaagccatttgagcattcaAAGCAACACGCGAGATGACAGCCAGGTGAAAATGTGGGGAAATCCGCTCCACCTGGTTACCTTTCGTCATGCTCTTGATCTTCCCGAGAGGCGACGGCACAGAAACGTACGAGCCATCTGGAGGAGCGAGTCGGCAAACTTAGACCGGCATTCGTGTGGATCTTTGCGCGGCTCCCTTGGTTTTGGACTCACCCCCTCCTGGCTGCGAGTACTCATTGCAGGGAGAGTCATCCGGGCGCTTGTAGTGTTTCAGCAAAGTGACGATCGCGTCGTGACCTGCGGTGGAAAtgggcaaaacaaaacaaaacaaaacaagcacacaaaaaaacatcaaataaaaaggcAGCGTTGATGCgcatgcatatattctttagccTCTGTGTTAAACGACTCATATTATCTCCATTTATGTCAGAATTACTGCCCCCATGTGGCCAAGGGACCCACATCAGAAGTAGCTGCACAATCGCAACAAATTAATCACAACGCGCAAACTGTTTCATTATTTATGATCGATTTCATTTGTCActacttgtttttttataacgtacaatattatagagtgcaatTTTCCTTATGAATTCACACATGACAACAATCTTGTTGTGTTTTACGTgatgctggaacggattaatggcttttccattcatttcaatttggaaagacgatttgatatacaagtgtTTCGAGTTGCGAGCATGGTCGAGGCACGAATTGaaattgtaagtcaaggtactactgtacaaatacaatacaatgttcAAAAACAGTGACGTGGACTGACATACAATTGACActcacattaaaaacaattgtaattgcctatagacgtcacaagatggcggcaaagcactttttttttttttttttttttttttttttttttttgacaaagccACGGCctaactaaatgaagctcctgccCCTCAGTTCAACATATCATGACGCCCCTGGTAGACTCTTCACCTTTCTCATAAGCCCACATGAGGCAGGTCTGCTCATCCTTTTCCCCGCTGGACCGGCTCGGATCGCAGGCCACGAGGTTCATGTCGGCCCCGTTGTCCAGCAGGAACTGCACCAGTCGGATGTGACCGTGAAAACACGCGCTGTGTAGAGCTGTCGGACAAAATGGTGGATATCACAGCCACGTACCAATgactatacagtgaacccccgctatatcgcggttctgCGTTCACCCAAACCGCCCCCCACCCTCGCTGTATTGCAGACTTTTAAGCCATCGGTTTTGAACTCTTTAAAGCTACAGTATGTCATTTATGGCGCCCCCTCCTAAGCTAGCATTCTGCATTACAGCAAAAGAACAGAGCCGTCGCTTCAATATGACATAGGCAATGCATGTTATGCCCCTTATATGTGATTCTACAACATTTGTACGATGTTTTGAAGGACATGCGTCATTTCCATGCCGTCATTTGCAGTGCGCCACCGGCCGGCCCGTCGCCGGAAACGAATAGGGCATTcaccaaatatgaaaaaaagaagatactGACAAATGCAGCAAGATATTAGAGAAGCAGaatggcttaatcagcattgcaTTATCTCCTCTAGTAGTGCCTAGGGTGAAATggcttttttcattttattaatttcttttttgaaacgaaaaaaaaaaaagttggggatTATAGCGTTAAATCTTTTCAATCATAAACCCAAGGGATTGTATGACGATGCAACAGGTtctgaatgctttttttttttttttttttttaagatttcacTGGATATGTTGATGTGCCTTATTAATTGAGTattgtttatgttgttttttgttccatgtttaGTTGTTGTTCTGGACCAGGACACCagtaatattttgtcattttcaaatgaaggaaagtaaaataaaaatgtcatattgtaatgtgaaaaaaatggaagttattttattttgccaagtatactttagaaagtgtgttttaatcagtttaaatgtgtttaaagcgtgtaGGAGGGGTAAAACCTTTTTCTTTCAATGTATATAGTCCAGCTATGATGCAAGATGTGAACGCATCCCCCGCGATCAACGGGGCGTTCGCTGTAAGATGTCGGATTCTTTTTGAAACAATTCACCTGTGTGTCCATCTCTGCCCTGGTGGTTGATGCTCATGGCATTCTGGCTCAACAAAAACTTGACCATTTCCAAGTCTTTACCATAGGTGCATGCGCTAGGATGTAAGACAGAAGAAGTTCATTAGGACCTCAGAGGGATAAGAATGGCGCGACGGCCCGCGATCGccgctatttgaggaaatacgggaAAAGAAAACACCTGTGCAGTGATGTCTCGCTGAATATGTTCTCCTTGGTAAGACTCTCCGCGCCAGACAGCTGGATAATCTCCTTCACGACCTCATATTTGCCATTGTAGCAGGCCCTGGGTGCGAACACAATATATCAGTTAGTCTGCCGCAAAGCAATATCGCAACGCCAAAGCCGCCCCTTTACAAGTGTAACGGCGTATCTCCGTAGATGTTGGTGGCGTGAGCCTGTGCGTCCAAGTTGCCCTGAAGGAGGAAGCGGATGACTTCATGGTGGCCAAAGCGGGCACAGAAGTGGAGGGGCACGTGGTCCTCATTGTCCTGAGCGTTCACTGGAGACAagttacacacaaacacacacgcacacacaaacacacgtattaaaaaaatgaaataataattcccATGGCTGTGACCGTAATTCTTGGTGGCAAGAAAGTATGATGTGTTCAAGTACAGTGtttaaactaacaaaata carries:
- the tnni3k gene encoding serine/threonine-protein kinase TNNI3K, coding for MGNYKSRPSQTCTDEWKKKVSESYSLILEKLEDDLRLKDSELVDLKLAFSSDEAFQKVNLNYRTERGLSLLHLCCVCEGNKGHISSLMVKGLRPSRLTKNGFTALHLAAYKDNGELVTALLHGGSDVQQLGYGALTALHVATLAGHMEATDILLQHGASVNVQDAVFFTPLHIAAYNGNEQLSKLLLKFGADVNASGEVGDRPLHLAAAKGFLDIIALLVGEGGKANVNAQDNEDHVPLHFCARFGHHEVIRFLLQGNLDAQAHATNIYGDTPLHLACYNGKYEVVKEIIQLSGAESLTKENIFSETSLHSACTYGKDLEMVKFLLSQNAMSINHQGRDGHTALHSACFHGHIRLVQFLLDNGADMNLVACDPSRSSGEKDEQTCLMWAYEKGHDAIVTLLKHYKRPDDSPCNEYSQPGGDGSYVSVPSPLGKIKSMTKEKAEVLLLRASLPSHFHLQLSELEFNEIIGSGSFGRVYKGKCRNKIVAIKRYRANTYCSKSDVDMFCREVSILCRLNHPCIIQFVGACLDDPSQFAIVTQYISGGSLFALLHEQKRLIDLQSKLIIAMDVAKGMEYLHNLTQPIIHRDLNSHNILLYEDGHAVVADFGESRFLQSVDEDNMTKQPGNLRWMAPEVFTQCTRYSVKADMFSYALCLWELLTGEIPFAHLKPAAAAADMAYHHIRPPVGYSIPKPISALLMRGWNACPEDRPEFSEVVTNLEECLCNVELMSPASSNSSGSLSPSSSSDCLLARAGPSRGHVAALRSRFELEYALNTRAYAFWSQSERRRASGGLSLEEIRRSMQFSPIDRNGYVSDPMSTMRFCSSFGSNGSFEDSN